One window of uncultured Trichococcus sp. genomic DNA carries:
- a CDS encoding helix-turn-helix domain-containing protein: MKKEFGDVLKEIRIDRGYSQRYVAEGVMGQSAYSKIERNEIEPTFRKWLAILEKLNVSVDEFRYILNKESLTTKEKLINDFFSLNYNHLDDLKLVKYEIAAYLEEEEDYLLRNLYYACESLIALNTTQNVEEAQLLAKKIWERLEKFDRWYLVDIRLINTILFIFPIDVAVNIGERAIQQLIPYQNLKEAEVLLINVDINLSVLLIDDKKYPEALSYLEKVIPLCKKYQKYNQLAIAYSRKGLILQKTGKIDEGSEHIEKAYAILNAIEDTKLISELEKELSYYLEMRYKGPLQLEISPQE, from the coding sequence ATGAAAAAAGAGTTCGGAGATGTTCTTAAAGAAATAAGGATAGATAGGGGTTATTCCCAACGATATGTCGCAGAAGGAGTCATGGGGCAATCTGCGTACTCGAAAATAGAAAGAAATGAAATAGAACCCACTTTCCGGAAATGGTTGGCTATCCTGGAAAAGTTGAATGTGTCAGTGGATGAGTTCCGCTACATCTTAAATAAAGAAAGTTTGACCACAAAAGAAAAGCTGATTAATGATTTTTTCTCGTTGAATTATAATCACCTTGATGATTTGAAATTGGTTAAATATGAGATAGCTGCCTATTTAGAAGAAGAGGAAGACTATTTGTTAAGAAATCTTTACTACGCATGTGAAAGTTTGATTGCTTTAAATACAACCCAAAACGTTGAGGAAGCACAATTGTTGGCTAAGAAAATTTGGGAGCGGTTGGAGAAGTTTGACAGGTGGTATTTAGTGGATATCCGATTGATAAACACCATTTTATTTATTTTTCCGATTGATGTAGCCGTCAACATTGGTGAAAGAGCAATCCAACAATTAATACCTTACCAGAATCTGAAGGAAGCAGAAGTTCTATTGATCAATGTAGATATTAATTTATCTGTTTTACTGATCGATGATAAAAAATATCCTGAAGCTCTTTCCTATCTGGAAAAAGTGATTCCTTTATGCAAAAAATATCAAAAATATAATCAACTAGCGATTGCCTATTCCAGAAAAGGGCTTATCTTACAAAAAACAGGGAAAATTGATGAAGGCTCTGAGCACATTGAGAAGGCTTACGCTATATTGAACGCGATTGAAGACACAAAGCTGATAAGCGAATTAGAAAAAGAACTTTCGTATTATTTAGAAATGAGATACAAAGGTCCGCTGCAACTAGAGATTTCGCCGCAGGAGTAG